The Lycium barbarum isolate Lr01 chromosome 9, ASM1917538v2, whole genome shotgun sequence genome has a segment encoding these proteins:
- the LOC132611991 gene encoding uncharacterized protein LOC132611991: MRAALLWTVSDFPALAMVSGWSTKGKLACPTCNYDTYSQYLKHSRKMCYMGHRRFLPCDHPLRKDKKSFNGQEEHRPAPTPLSGLEVFEELREFNNVYGKGKKRPRDNKDGKSKDHVNSRYHLQEMGIRKELQPIEDDNGSLSLARACFSMKPEQKWLFCTVIKNAKLPKGCASNISHRVQVKDMKISGYKSHDAHFIMHYLLQVAVRKAFPKNVSLTLIRLEASIAEGFLAEECFTFCSRYLHDGVKTRFSRYQTEDDECLQNLSPIFPNIGHPIGREKKKRNTFLMDSQSKDEAHRYALFNTGDEQVEKLIEEHKNLMGNHTRSNAWKVENVEVPDYLRGLAQGPNSVAKRYTAYFINGYLFHTKTRDAPRKTQNSGVTLSETTDSFANARDQNPIDGEVYFNRLCSTNDPYVLASQVHQVFYVEDPAEKRLLDVDNGTSREDMPVDVVDVPIHTQDLEETIRESSEEEDDIDDTDWDWMEEDD, from the exons ATGCGTGCAGCCTTATTGTGGACAGTTAGTGATTTTCCAGCATTAGCAATGGTTTCTGGATGGAGCACCAAAGGGAAATTGGCATGCCCCACTTGTAATTATGACACATACTCTCAATATCTCAAGCATAGTCGTAAGATGTGTTACATGGGTCATAGGAGATTTTTGCCTTGCGATCATCCATTAAGAAAAGATAAGAAATCATTTAATGGTCAGGAGGAGCATAGACCTGCACCAACTCCTTTGTCGGGTCTAGAGGTATTTGAAGAGCTGCGTGAATTCAACAATGTGTAtggaaagggaaaaaaaaggCCTCGGGATAATAAGG ATGGAAAGTCAAAGGATCATGTAAATTCTCGCTATCACTTACAAGAAATGGGGATACGGAAGGAGCTACAACCAATAGAAGATGATAATGGTAGTTTAAGTTTGGCTCGAGCTTGTTTCTCCATGAAGCCAGAACAGAAATGGTTGTTTTGCACAGTCATAAAAAATGCCAAATTACCAAAAGGGTGTGCTTCAAATATATCACATCGTGTGCAAGTGAAGGACATGAAAATATCAGGGTACAAGAGCCATGATGCTCATTTTATAATGCATTACCTTCTCCAAGTTGCTGTTAGAAAAGCTTTTCCCAAGAATGTTTCGCTGACCTTGATTAGATTGG AAGCATCAATAGCAGAGGGGTTCCTGGCTGAAGAGTGCTTTACTTTTTGTTCGAGATACCTACACGATGGCGTGAAGACAAGATTTAGTAGGTACCAAACTGAGGATGACGAGTGCCTTCAAAATTTGTCACCTATATTCCCTAACATAGGTCATCCAATAGGAAGAGAGAAGAAAAAGAGAAACACTTTTCTTATGGATTCACAATCCAAAGATGAAGCACATCGGTATGCTCTGTTCAATACTGGAGATGAACAAGTGGAGAAGTTAATTGA GGAGCATAAGAATTTGATGGGTAATCATACTAGATCAAATGCCTGG AAAGTTGAAAATGTTGAAGTGCCAGATTATTTACGAGGGCTAGCTCAAGGGCCTAATTCGGTGGCTAAAAGATATACTGCATATTTTATTAATGGATACCTATTTCATACGAAAACCCGAGATGCACCCCGCAAGACTCAAAATAGCGGAGTGACTTTATCAGAAACAACTGATAGTTTTGCTAATGCTAGGGACCAGAATCCCATTGATGGAGAG GTATACTTCAATAGATTATGCAGTACAAATGACCCTTATGTGTTAGCATCGCAAGTTCATCAGGTTTTTTATGTGGAGGATCCAGCTGAAAAGAG ATTACTTGATGTTGACAATGGCACGTCAAGAGAAGACATgcctgttgatgttgttgacgtGCCAATTCATACACAAGATTTAGAAGAAACAATTAGAGAATCATCAGAAGAGGAGGATGACATTGATGATACTGATTGGGATTGGATGGAAGAGGATGATTAA
- the LOC132611992 gene encoding uncharacterized protein LOC132611992 — protein MDEEDRAVRKNKREKGSMFLPAGSLASLANQMSLRGTKRNVQAVDCSNREKQVPRLRSQVQTQVQQEPIHSTSLVEQVQQVPRHSTASAAQTVLGQVQQESRHPTPYTAQAVQEQVQQTSQDSTPQEANQESEEQENVNTNRENRKKLRYPHTVAKKSFAVIREEKKKEGPDVVTNKAIFVTTRKRKPGQAEMERVQTQESEDGVDAFAAVMGPDHPGHQKMEEMEARMQKMQEKFDAQTESQATE, from the exons ATGGATGAAGAAGATCGGGCTGtaagaaaaaacaaaagagaaaaagGCTCAATGTTCCTTCCAGCTGGATCACTTGCCTCGTTGGCAAACCAAATGTCATTGAGGGGAACAAAAAGAAATGTTCAAGCAGTTGATTGCTCAAATAGGGAAAAACAGGTTCCAAGGTTAAGATCCCAAGTGCAAACTCAAGTGCAGCAAGAGCCAATTCATTCTACCTCTCTTGTAGAACAAGTACAACAAGTACCAAGGCATTCAACCGCTTCTGCAGCACAAACAGTACTAGGACAAGTGCAGCAAGAGTCACGACATCCTACCCCTTATACTGCACAAGCAGTACAGGAGCAAGTGCAACAAACATCACAAGATTCTACACCCCAAGAAGCAAATCAAGAATCTGAGGAACAAG AAAATGTCAACACTAACAGAGAGAATCGCAAAAAGTTGAGGTATCCGCATACTGTTGCCAAAAAAAGCTTTGCTGTAATTCGCGAG GAAAAAAAGAAGGAAGGTCCCGATGTTGTGACGAATAAGGCCATCTTTGTGACTACAAGAAAGAGGAAACCTGGTCAA GCTGAAATGGAAAGAGTACAAACTCAAGAAAGCGAAGATGGAGTTGATGCATTTGCCGCAGTTATGGGACCTGATCATCCGGGCCAC CAAAAAATGGAGGAGATGGAAGCGAGGATGCAAAAAATGCAGGAAAAATTCGATGCACAAACGGAG TCTCAAGCAACTGAGTAA